GCGTCATAGATCGGGTTGCCGGACAGGTTGATTGGACCGGTTCCGGGTACCGCCACCGAGCGAATTCCTACCTTCTCCGCCGCGGCCGCCACGACAGCGTCGGGGCCGTCCAATCCGTACACCACCGTCATACCCGAGTCCGTGAGGTAGTACTCGACCTCGCGTGCGTTGAGCAATGGATTCATGGGAACGGCAACCGCGCCTGCCAGCAGCGCTCCGTAGAAGAGCACTGGGTATGCCGGGACGTTCGGCAGCATCAAACCTACCCGGTCGCCTGGGAGCACACCGCGCGCTCGCAGATCTCCGGCTACAGCTGAGGCGCGCTGGTGTAGCTCCCGGTAGGACAGGACGTACTCGTCCAGCTTCACGGCTGGCCGGTCTCCGTAGTCGTGCGCGGTGGTGACGAGATTGCCGGCGAGATTGGGCACAGTTGACTCCTACTTCGAAGAGAGTGAGTTCGCCTTCGATTCCGCGGCCGGCGTGCGAAATCTCGTTCGACAGCGCAAGCGCGGCAGATGAATCTGAGTAGACCGTCAGGCGTGGTGGCCTTCGAACGCGAGGCCGGTACGCCCATTATGCACATCGGGTTCATGATTATCAACACAATGTCGATTCATCGTCGATGATACCGATCGGCCACGAGGCACCTGGGCGCCGCCGGTGCACGCCCTCCGCAGTGGACCTGCCCTATCATGCTTCTATGGCGTCCACTTCACCTTTCAGCCTGAACGCAGCGGAAACACGGGTGGGCCGACGAAACATCAAAGGCGACAGGCGCGAGCAAGCCATCCTCGAAGGGGCTTACGACCTGTTGCGCACGGTGCCCCTGCGCAACATCTCGATCGACGACATCACCAAGCGCGCGGGGCTGTCGCGGTCATCGTTCTATTTCTATTTCGAGTCCAAGTGGCAGGTACTGTCCGCCTTGCTGTCTCGGGTCACGGCCGATGTGTTCCAGGCGTCGCAACTGATTTTCGAGCGTCCAGCAGGCATGCCGCCAGAGGCGGCCATCGAGCATGCAGTCAAGGAGGTCATCCAGGTCTGGGAGCGCCACGGTCACGTTCTTCGTGAGGTAGGCGACGCCGCCGCGGCCGAGCCGGACTTGCAGACGCAGTGGGACACCATCCTCGGCCGCTTCATCGACGCGTCGGCCGCCAGCATCGAGCGAGACAGAGCTGCCGGTGTGGCCATCGACGGGCCACCGGCAAGGTCTTTGGCTGCGGCGTTGATGTGGATGGGAGAACGCAACCTCTCAGTGATGAGTATGCGCAGCGAGAACGCAATTCCGTTGGACAGCATGGCGGAAACGGTGACCACCATTTGGCTGCGGACAGTTTATGGCGTTGAGTGGAAGCCCAGCAACAAGTCCGGTAAACGCCGCAAGCCCTCCCCCAAGACGTGATCGACGCCTTCGGAGAGGGCTCACCCGACTGCCGGGGTGTGCGCGCACGTTATTGGTTGTCCAAGGCCATTTTCGTCATGTTCAGCCCCGGCATGATCATGTGGCCGCCCTCAACCAACATTTCGAGGCCTGTCGTCCACCGTGATTCGTCGGAGGCCAGCCACAGCACCGCCTCACTCATGGCTTGGGGCGGCAAGAGGCCCACATCCCGGAGAACTGCCCAGTACTTCGCGCCCTGCAAGTCCTCTTTGACGCCGTTTCCAGGCCCCTTGCCCGCGCAAAGATCGTAGCCACCCTGCCAATCCAGGGCCGGTGTATCGGTAGGACCGGGCAGTAGCGAGTTGACTCGTATGCCGTACTGGCCGAACTCGAGCGCTGCGCTTTTCGCCAATCCGAGTACACCGTGCTTGGACGCAACGTAGTGAACGTAGTGGGGAGACCCCTCGACGCCATTACCGGACGAGGTGATG
This genomic window from Mycolicibacterium goodii contains:
- a CDS encoding TetR/AcrR family transcriptional regulator; the encoded protein is MASTSPFSLNAAETRVGRRNIKGDRREQAILEGAYDLLRTVPLRNISIDDITKRAGLSRSSFYFYFESKWQVLSALLSRVTADVFQASQLIFERPAGMPPEAAIEHAVKEVIQVWERHGHVLREVGDAAAAEPDLQTQWDTILGRFIDASAASIERDRAAGVAIDGPPARSLAAALMWMGERNLSVMSMRSENAIPLDSMAETVTTIWLRTVYGVEWKPSNKSGKRRKPSPKT